The Zygotorulaspora mrakii chromosome 3, complete sequence genome includes a region encoding these proteins:
- the ERG7 gene encoding lanosterol synthase ERG7 (similar to Saccharomyces cerevisiae ERG7 (YHR072W); ancestral locus Anc_5.351), with protein MARYYSDELGLERTDPYLWRLRTDELGRESWEYLLPEEASKEPQSTFTQWLLKLPEFPTPEPEIYNGVDGFTAKNAYENGASFFKLLQDPESGIFPCQYKGPMFLTIGYVAVNYAAGIEIPRHEKLELMRYIVNTAHPVDGGWGLHSEDKSTVFGTVLNYVNLRLLGLPTDHPVCTRARETLLKLGGATGAPHWGKVWLSILNLYKWEGVNPAPPETWMLPYWMSIHPGRWWVHTRGVYLPISYLSLVGYSCKLDPLLRELRDEIYTKPFQSIDFSQNRNNVCGVDLYYPHSSLLDVTNNVLVFYEKYLRPRWLKEKAKSRVYDLIKKEIANTNFLCIAPVNQAFCALVTLIEEGAESENFKGFQYRFKDALFHGPQGMTIMGTNGVQTWDCAFTIQYFFVAGLAERPEYHDTIKAAYKFLCRTQFDTECLPGSFRDSRIGAWGFSTKTQGYTVSDCTAESVKAIIMVRNSPSFEYLLDEITDQRLCKAIDVLLDLQNLGEFEYGSFATYEKIKAPLAMEKLNPAEVFGNIMVEFPYVECTDSCVLGLTYFHRYYDYRKEEISRRIKIATDYIKKSQQSDGGWYGCWGICFTYAGMFAMEALHSVGENYSNSEYVRKGCDFFVTRQMDDGGWGESMKSSELHTYVNSQRSLVVQTSWVLIALLLAKYPNRSVIESGIKLLKNRQLSSGEWEYESVEGVFNHSCAIEYPSYRFLFPIKALGLYCKIYGDNAL; from the coding sequence ATGGCTAGATATTATTCCGACGAACTTGGATTGGAAAGAACCGACCCGTATTTATGGAGACTGCGGACTGATGAACTTGGTCGTGAGAGTTGGGAATATCTGTTGCCCGAAGAAGCCTCCAAAGAACCACAGTCAACTTTTACGCAATGGCTTCTCAAACTCCCAGAGTTTCCTACCCCAGAACCAGAGATATACAACGGTGTCGATGGATTTACAGCCAAAAATGCCTATGAGAACggtgcttcttttttcaagcttttgCAAGATCCTGAATCGGGTATATTCCCTTGTCAGTATAAGGGCCCCATGTTCTTAACAATTGGCTATGTGGCTGTAAATTATGCTGCAGGAATCGAAATTCCTAGGCATGAAAAACTAGAGCTAATGCGGTACATTGTAAACACAGCTCATCCTGTTGATGGTGGCTGGGGCTTACATTCAGAGGACAAATCAACTGTATTTGGTACTGTCCTGAACTACGTGAATCTTCGCCTACTGGGGCTCCCAACAGATCATCCTGTTTGTACCAGAGCTAGAGAAACTCTGTTGAAATTAGGAGGGGCCACTGGTGCGCCTCATTGGGGAAAGGTATGGCTGAGCATTTTAAACCTCTATAAGTGGGAAGGTGTAAATCCGGCACCTCCGGAAACTTGGATGCTTCCTTACTGGATGTCTATTCATCCCGGTAGATGGTGGGTACACACAAGAGGCGTTTATTTACCTATCAGTTATTTATCCTTGGTTGGATATTCTTGTAAACTCGATCCACTACTAAGAGAGTTGAGAGACGAGATTTACACAAAACCTTTTCAGAGCATTGATTTCAGCCAGAACAGAAACAACGTTTGTGGTGTTGACTTGTATTATCCGCATTCATCTCTTCTTGATGTTACTAATAACGTACTTGTATTctatgaaaaatatttgagaCCAAGATggttgaaagaaaaagccAAATCAAGAGTCTATGatctcatcaaaaaagagattgCAAACACCAACTTTCTATGTATCGCTCCAGTCAACCAGGCATTTTGTGCATTGGTCACCTTAATTGAAGAGGGTGCTGAgtctgaaaatttcaaagggTTCCAGTATAGATTCAAAGACGCATTGTTTCATGGTCCACAGGGTATGACGATAATGGGCACAAACGGTGTCCAAACGTGGGACTGTGCTTTCACCATTCAGTACTTTTTTGTGGCTGGGCTAGCCGAAAGACCAGAATACCACGATACCATAAAGGCTGCTTATAAGTTCCTTTGCCGTACGCAATTTGATACTGAATGTCTTCCTGGAAGTTTTAGAGATTCTCGTATTGGTGCATGGGGATTCTCCACAAAGACACAGGGTTACACTGTTTCGGACTGTACAGCAGAGTCTGTGAAGGCAATAATTATGGTGAGAAACTCTCCGTCCTTCGAGTACCTTCTCGACGAAATAACAGATCAAAGATTATGTAAGGCTATAGACGTCTTGTTAGACTTGCAGAATTTAGGAGAGTTCGAGTATGGGTCCTTTGCAACTTACGAAAAGATTAAGGCTCCTTTAGCTATGGAGAAACTGAATCCAGCTGAGGTTTTTGGAAACATCATGGTTGAGTTTCCATACGTTGAATGCACGGACTCTTGCGTGCTTGGTCTGACTTACTTTCATCGCTACTACGATTATCGTAAAGAGGAGATTTCTCGTCGTATAAAGATCGCTACTgattatatcaaaaaatcgCAGCAGAGTGACGGTGGTTGGTATGGCTGCTGGGGTATTTGTTTTACGTATGCTGGTATGTTTGCCATGGAAGCCCTTCATTCTGTCGGAGAAAATTATAGCAACTCTGAGTATGTCAGAAAAGGTTGTGATTTCTTTGTTACCAGACAAATGGATGATGGTGGTTGGGGTGaatcaatgaaatcaaGCGAATTGCACACTTATGTCAACAGCCAAAGGTCTCTTGTTGTGCAAACCTCGTGGGTTTTGATTGCACTTCTTTTAGCCAAGTATCCTAATAGAAGTGTGATTGAATCAGGaatcaaacttttgaaaaacagaCAGCTTTCCTCGGGCGAGTGGGAATACGAAAGTGTTGAAGGTGTGTTCAACCACTCCTGCGCTATTGAATATCCAAGCTATAGATTCCTGTTCCCAATAAAAGCATTGGGGCTTTACTGCAAAATTTATGGTGACAATGCACTTTAG
- the SWA2 gene encoding auxilin-like protein SWA2 (similar to Saccharomyces cerevisiae SWA2 (YDR320C); ancestral locus Anc_5.352) produces MSDPFASLLDTFKNEPRKECVKGDADSNTRSKAQGRPTVMSSLKPMVPSKLGGEDLSYRGLSIEVSEADGRNDLDDVFGFTGPGQRNPQGTVSEQAHQVSGVQDDLDAAFSVFEQIPGLQEGGALSNVEPATVLQSEVVDEVRDMEVARLMSLGYSINRALALHERGLLYEDMVKKSTQKRAAQSLMPSPNGFGEQNTSKNASGSFSSLLDSGRSSDGFFSMASDFLNKGKQIVDQLTNFPEEQDRMSRYRNLEEKDSTTVVGKVYTDTKQEILQPEPVQRETHNEEEVFEVFQKKTEVAQPPLEATVEETLLDFDSHQEFPLDKDHTPLSVQQISDIELSGYNEFKSHASEFFKNGDYISALHSYQKSLNSLPNDHSLRIIAYSNITASQLKLGEYKKIIHDCDTALELFSKDRKVWTNPIPNSDPVRTYKEMWPKLLTRRAEAFEHIENYQEALESYQSLIDYNFFSDKVMAGKRRCQHFLNPQKSKQQNKRSNIQKAAETPIIKTKKEPRSSKTYENVERLKEENKQNEKLESERGQLYDVVFERIEAWKSGKGDNIRHLLSNLSSILTWSDWKQVAPSDLVMPRKVKIAYMKAVARTHPDKIPASLGLEQKMIAENIFSVLSVAWEKFKLENKMN; encoded by the coding sequence ATGTCCGATCCATTTGCTAGTTTACTGGATACGTTCAAGAACGAGCCGAGGAAAGAGTGTGTCAAAGGTGATGCGGATTCCAACACAAGATCGAAAGCCCAGGGTAGACCGACAGTGATGTCTTCTTTGAAGCCCATGGTACCGTCAAAGCTCGGCGGGGAGGATCTATCGTATAGAGGTCTTTCTATTGAAGTCAGTGAGGCAGATGGACGCAATGATTTGGATGATGTGTTTGGATTCACAGGGCCAGGACAACGAAATCCACAGGGCACCGTAAGCGAGCAAGCTCACCAAGTTTCGGGTGTTCAGGACGATCTTGATGCCGCATTTAGCGTGTTTGAGCAGATTCCTGGTCTGCAAGAAGGTGGTGCCCTATCAAATGTGGAGCCAGCAACAGTGCTACAGTCTGAAGTGGTGGATGAGGTCAGGGACATGGAGGTAGCGAGGCTCATGTCACTGGGGTATTCAATCAATCGTGCCCTTGCACTTCACGAAAGAGGTTTGCTGTATGAAGACATGGTGAAAAAAAGCACGCAGAAGAGGGCCGCACAGTCACTCATGCCATCTCCGAATGGATTTGGCGAGCAAAacacatcaaaaaatgcttcCGGCTCATTTTCCAGCTTGCTTGATAGTGGAAGGAGCTCTGATGggttcttttcaatggcttctgattttttgaataaaggGAAGCAGATTGTTGACCAATTGACGAACTTTCCAGAGGAGCAAGATAGAATGAGCCGATATCGGAACTTGGAGGAGAAGGATTCTACTACAGTGGTTGGTAAGGTATATACGGATACTAAGCAAGAAATTCTGCAGCCTGAGCCGGTGCAACGCGAAACTCATAATGAGGAGGAAGTgtttgaagtttttcaaaaaaagactGAAGTTGCGCAGCCTCCGCTGGAAGCAACTGTGGAGGAAACTCTACTAGATTTTGACTCGCACCAGGAATTCCCACTCGATAAGGATCACACCCCGCTATCCGTTCAGCAGATATCAGATATCGAACTATCGGGTTACAATGAGTTCAAAAGTCATGcatcagaatttttcaaaaacgGTGATTACATCTCTGCACTGCACAGCTACCAAAAATCGCTAAATTCTTTGCCGAATGATCATTCTTTGCGTATAATCGCTTATTCGAATATCACAGCCTCTCAACTTAAACTTGGTGAATACAAAAAGATCATTCATGATTGTGATACAGCACTGGAATTGTTTTCTAAGGATCGCAAAGTGTGGACCAACCCAATACCGAATAGTGATCCAGTTAGGACGTACAAGGAAATGTGGCCCAAACTTCTCACAAGGCGTGCAGAGGCTTTTGAACATATTGAAAACTACCAAGAGGCTTTGGAATCATATCAGTCGTTAATCGActataattttttcagtgaTAAGGTGATGGCAGGTAAAAGGAGATGCCAACACTTTCTGAATCCCCAGAAATCGAAacaacaaaacaaaagaagtaaTATACAGAAGGCAGCAGAAACCCCGATTatcaaaaccaaaaaagaGCCCCGCTCCTCCAAAACATATGAAAATGTGGAAAGActaaaagaagagaataaACAAAACGAAAAGCTAGAATCCGAAAGGGGTCAACTATACGATGTTGTTTTCGAACGCATTGAAGCATGGAAAAGTGGTAAAGGTGATAACATCCGTCATCTATTATCGAATCTGTCAAGCATCCTGACTTGGTCTGACTGGAAGCAAGTAGCGCCATCAGATCTGGTCATGCcaagaaaagtgaaaattGCCTACATGAAAGCGGTCGCTAGGACACATCCTGATAAAATTCCAGCTTCTTTGGGATTGGAGCAGAAAATGATAGCCGAAAACATTTTTAGCGTACTTAGTGTTGCGTGGGAAAAGTTCAAGCTGGAGAATAAGATGAACTAA
- the NOP10 gene encoding snoRNP complex protein NOP10 (similar to Saccharomyces cerevisiae NOP10 (YHR072W- A); ancestral locus Anc_5.353), with protein MHLMFTLGPDGKRIYTLKKTTAEGEITKSAHPARFSPDDKYSRQRVTLKKRFGLLPTQ; from the coding sequence ATGCATCTGATGTTCACTTTGGGGCCAGATGGCAAGAGGATCTAtactttgaagaagacCACCGCTGAAGGTGAAATCACAAAATCTGCTCACCCAGCAAGATTCTCACCTGACGACAAGTACTCCAGACAGAGAGTaactttgaagaagagattcGGCTTATTGCCTACCCAATAG
- the DAD4 gene encoding Dad4p (similar to Saccharomyces cerevisiae DAD4 (YDR320C- A); ancestral locus Anc_5.354), which produces MVSTAMENPYEQVQVNILSRIVGNIEKLNQSVTTLNQELDSINTKNRNLEIMGQICENYHNSIQFNLNATGNRKPPL; this is translated from the coding sequence ATGGTCTCAACCGCGATGGAAAACCCGTATGAACAAGTTCAAGTCAACATTCTCTCAAGAATAGTTGGAAACATCGAAAAATTAAACCAGAGCGTGACTACGCTCAATCAAGAGCTAGATAGCATCAATACGAAAAACCGCAACTTGGAGATAATGGGCCAAATATGCGAAAACTATCACAATAGTATTCAGTTCAATCTAAATGCAACGGGCAACAGAAAGCCTCCTCTGTGA
- the OSH3 gene encoding oxysterol-binding protein related protein OSH3 (similar to Saccharomyces cerevisiae OSH3 (YHR073W); ancestral locus Anc_5.355) encodes METIDIQNRSFVVRWLKGSRGDVINYQVKPLKKSIELGIYKRPKQSVDGHFGSQVHIAPDTKTLLNYTTRSLLQRNNSMSAVDDTHTSVNDGHHHGHQNGHGSSVSTPSSTESKKLHGSVSLSDIQQQSQELPLRERLISSGFTMVKSMGSISGNKMIQGELEVKDEEYYYAFILDNTSAKNAKKKVLFKAAITNNDDTHSLVSNRYSFSSDSTPKSAVKPKHDDPLSVSNGRYLQGFLLKKRRKKLQGFKKRFFSLDYKYGTLSYYLNDHNQTCRGEIVINLATVSANKKDKLIIIDSGMEIWALKGKDTLSWEVWVDALQRCFEISFEKKKTHNLNGIKYKENDNSKIPHKRTAKNEGQNLEWSQERALPYVAPHDEVYNKLEVNIKLIQQRVEQCRRESANYILKDDLRKNQFASVASASSSLDHENFKDSETIDKNGSTDSLHNFASPTSPADKGHLLYQKLFELEVYLDHFVEQTKTILDDHQYISKHNQEREKTNTTALSVFSDDEYFDAEDVISHGVILLNNDETHEDVTNKLDPRASESVSELEDDDGTEEEIEMPSIEHEETPIQGSPIENNLYPLPWEGIVERRNDILPAFTSPPSLLSFLRKNVGKDLSSVAMPVTSNEPISILQMIAETFEYADLLNKGTNTVSTSQLLSYVSAFALSYLSVHRDKTRALRKPFNPLLGETYELVREDVGFRLIAEKVSHKPPVFAFHAEHEDWECSYTVSPVQKFWGKSVELNNEGTINLRYKNRKDSFEWVQPTTMLKNLIAGERYVEPINEFEILSSKSGSSTISFRAAGMFGGRSEDVAVEVRPHNEPKRILSGKWTESLKDSQDQSIIWKAGSLVKDSKKKYGFTEFTANLNEITAVEKGRLPPTDSRLRPDIKVYENGDIDAAESLKLDLEQKQRDRRTKGMDVKPKYFEKVSSRKWKIIRGPKGYWERRKRQDWSDIEPLW; translated from the coding sequence ATGGAAAcgattgatattcaaaatcGGTCCTTTGTGGTAAGATGGCTGAAGGGTTCTCGAGGGGATGTCATTAATTACCAAGTCAAGCCTTTAAAGAAATCTATTGAGCTAGGGATCTACAAGAGACCGAAGCAAAGTGTGGATGGTCATTTTGGATCTCAGGTCCACATTGCTCCGGACACCAAGACGCTGTTGAACTATACAACGCGATCACTATTGCAAAGAAACAATTCGATGAGTGCTGTGGACGATACACATACGTCGGTAAATGATGGCCATCACCATGGCCATCAAAATGGTCACGGTAGTTCGGTGTCTACGCCTTCGTCTACGGAATCGAAAAAGCTTCATGGCTCGGTATCGTTGAGCGATATTCAACAACAGTCACAAGAGCTTCCATTACGTGAGAGGCTCATTAGTTCCGGTTTTACAATGGTCAAGTCGATGGGTAGCATATCCGGCAACAAGATGATTCAAGGCGAGCTTGAAGTTAAGGATGAGGAGTATTATTACGCTTTCATATTAGATAACACCTCTGCCAAAAACgccaaaaaaaaggttcTATTCAAAGCGGCGATTACCAATAATGACGACACCCATTCATTGGTTAGTAATAGGTActccttttcttcagaTTCAACTCCAAAAAGCGCGGTCAAACCAAAGCATGACGATCCGCTAAGTGTAAGCAATGGGAGATATTTACAAGGGTTtctgttgaagaaaagaaggaaaaaattgcaaggattcaaaaaaagattcttTTCTCTGGATTACAAGTATGGAACTCTATCATATTATTTGAACGATCATAATCAGACATGCCGTGGTGAGATTGTCATTAATTTAGCGACCGTTAGtgcaaataaaaaagataaattAATTATTATAGACTCTGGAATGGAAATTTGGGCTCTGAAAGGCAAAGATACACTATCCTGGGAAGTATGGGTAGATGCATTACAACGTTGTTTCGaaatatcttttgagaagaaaaaaactcaCAATTTAAACGGCATcaaatacaaagaaaacGACAATTCCAAAATCCCACATAAGAGAACTGCAAAAAACGAGGGTCAAAATTTAGAATGGTCACAGGAGAGAGCTTTGCCATACGTTGCTCCGCACGATGAAGTTTATAATAAGCTTGAAGTGAATATCAAACTGATTCAGCAAAGAGTTGAACAATGCCGGAGAGAATCAGCTAATTATATTCTTAAGGATGATCTCAGAAAAAATCAGTTTGCTTCGGTGGCTTCAGCCTCGTCCTCCCTTGATCAtgagaatttcaaagatagCGAAACTATTGACAAAAACGGTTCTACTGACTCTTTGCATAATTTTGCATCACCAACAAGTCCTGCTGATAAGGGACACTTGTTGTATCAGAAGCTATTTGAGTTGGAAGTATACCTTGATCATTTTGTGGAACAGACGAAAACTATTCTAGACGACCATCAATATATTTCGAAACACAaccaagaaagagaaaaaactAATACAACCGCATTATCCGTTTTCAGCGATGACGAGTATTTTGATGCTGAAGATGTGATAAGCCATGGCGTCATCCTCTTGAACAATGATGAGACCCATGAAGACGTGACTAATAAATTGGACCCAAGAGCCTCAGAATCCGTCAGCGAACTTGAAGATGACGACGGcacagaagaagaaattgaaatgcCGAGTATTGAGCACGAGGAGACTCCCATACAAGGCTCTccaattgaaaacaatCTTTATCCACTACCGTGGGAAGGTATCGTAGAGAGACGGAATGACATTTTGCCGGCTTTCACTTCACCACCTAGCCTTCTGTCTTTCTTAAGGAAAAATGTCGGAAAAGATCTAAGCTCGGTAGCCATGCCAGTAACGTCAAATGAGCCAATTTCCATTCTGCAGATGATCGCAGAAACATTTGAGTATGCTGATCTTTTAAATAAGGGGACGAATACAGTTAGTACCTCTCAATTGTTGTCATATGTTTCCGCATTTGCTCTGTCGTATCTCTCAGTGCATAGGGATAAGACAAGAGCATTAAGGAAGCCTTTTAATCCATTACTGGGAGAGACATATGAACTGGTTAGAGAAGACGTCGGTTTTAGATTAATTGCAGAAAAAGTGTCACATAAACCTCCTGTTTTTGCCTTTCATGCAGAACATGAGGATTGGGAATGCAGCTATACAGTCTCGCCtgtccaaaaattttgggGTAAATCTGTGGAATTGAATAATGAAGGAACCATAAATTTGAGATATAAAAATAGGAAAGACAGTTTTGAATGGGTACAGCCAACGACaatgctgaaaaatctCATAGCCGGTGAAAGATATGTTGAACCAATAAATGAGTTCGAAATTCTATCTTCAAAGTCTGGCTCTTCAACTATTTCATTCCGTGCAGCCGGTATGTTTGGCGGTAGATCTGAAGATGTTGCTGTTGAGGTCAGGCCACACAACGAACCTAAACGAATACTTTCTGGTAAATGGACTGAATCATTAAAGGACTCTCAAGATCAAAGTATTATCTGGAAGGCTGGTAGCCTTGTCAAGGAtagcaagaagaaatacGGTTTTACTGAATTCACCGCTAACctaaatgaaataacagcTGTAGAAAAGGGAAGATTGCCCCCGACGGATAGCAGATTGAGACCTGATATTAAAGTTTACGAAAATGGAGACATTGACGCTGCCGAATCCTTGAAGCTTGACTTGGAACAAAAACAACGTGACAGACGTACAAAGGGTATGGACGTTAAACCAaaatactttgaaaaagtcaGCAGCCGTAAGTGGAAAATCATCCGTGGTCCGAAAGGCTATTGGGAGAGAAGAAAACGGCAGGATTGGTCAGATATTGAACCTCTGTGGTGA
- the ASP1 gene encoding asparaginase ASP1 (similar to Saccharomyces cerevisiae ASP1 (YDR321W); ancestral locus Anc_5.356) — MISESLQIKTICSDAENSVFTIENTALDTHLLDSAEPTSQHRTLPRIKILGTGGTIASKAAQASQTAGYHVDLTIQDLLDSIPDISRICEIEYEQVCNVDSKDMDEELLFKIYRGISRSLQTFDGIVITHGTDTLAETAFFIESTIDSGDLPIVFVGSMRPSTSVSADGPMNLFQAISIAADPKSRGRGVLVSLNDQISAGYYITKTNANSLDSFNVRQGYLGNFFNNEVHYYYPPVKPLGCHKFKLKLSSDSSTIQLAKVGILYAYQTMDSMLVEFMSEQYDGIVIATMGAGSLPSGVNDKCLDVQVPIVYSKRTMDGMVPSINLPKSSSRTENSIIASGYLNPEKSRILLQLCLANHYTMEEIRFVFRGVYGG; from the coding sequence ATGATTAGCGAATCACTgcaaatcaaaacaatATGTTCTGATGCTGAAAATTCTGTGTTTACGATTGAAAATACCGCCTTAGACACTCATCTGCTTGACTCTGCAGAACCGACAAGCCAGCATCGTACGCTTCCCAGGATCAAAATTCTTGGTACGGGAGGTACGATCGCTTCAAAGGCCGCCCAGGCATCTCAGACAGCAGGATATCATGTTGATTTGACCATTCAAGATTTGCTTGATTCGATTCCAGATATTTCTCGTATTTGCGAAATAGAGTACGAGCAAGTTTGCAATGTCGATTCGAAAGATATGGATGAGGAGctacttttcaaaatatatagAGGAATTTCAAGGTCTTTGCAAACATTTGATGGGATTGTAATAACTCACGGTACAGACACACTTGCAGAAACTGCCTTTTTTATTGAGAGTACAATTGACAGTGGGGATTTACCAATCGTTTTTGTTGGATCCATGAGACCTTCGACAAGCGTATCAGCAGATGGACCGATGAACTTGTTTCAGGCTATTTCTATTGCAGCAGATCCAAAATCTAGAGGCCGTGGTGTCCTAGTATCGTTGAACGACCAAATATCCGCTGGGTATTACATTACAAAAACCAACGCAAACTCTTTAGACTCTTTCAATGTTCGTCAAGGTTATTTAggcaatttcttcaacaatgAGGTTCATTATTACTATCCACCAGTGAAGCCTTTGGGATGTCACAAATTCAAGCTAAAATTATCTTCGGACTCGAGCACAATACAGCTTGCAAAAGTGGGTATACTATATGCTTATCAGACAATGGATTCAATGCTAGTCGAATTTATGAGTGAACAGTATGATGGCATAGTAATTGCGACAATGGGTGCAGGTAGTTTACCAAGCGGTGTTAACGACAAATGCCTGGATGTACAAGTCCCAATCGTCTACTCAAAGAGGACGATGGATGGCATGGTACCCAGCATAAATCTACCAAAATCCTCCAGTCGTACTGAAAACTCCATCATAGCTTCAGGCTATTTGAATCCTGAGAAAAGTAGAATACTGCTACAGCTTTGCCTTGCGAACCATTATACAATGGAAGAGATCAGATTCGTATTCCGTGGCGTCTATGGAGGGTGA